A genomic stretch from Aedes albopictus strain Foshan chromosome 2, AalbF5, whole genome shotgun sequence includes:
- the LOC115255352 gene encoding glutathione S-transferase 1-like yields the protein MGKIKLYSFPLSPPGRTVQLTAKALGLELEFHSVSVLAKEHLTDEFIKMNPLHTIPVIDDNGFVLYDSHAIAVYLISKYSPGNPLYPTSDLEQQARINAILHFESGVMFARLRYVGDAIQKAAQPGQVPQDRVEYALQAVDQLEALLRDGPYLAGDHVTLADVSCVTSFSFLDVMLPVERAKYPKVYGWYERMKRIQGYDEINQTAVDQLNGVIQGIFEANKEK from the exons ATGGGAAAAATCAAACTCTACAGTTTCCCGTTGAGCCCACCTGGTCGTACGGTTCAGCTCACCGCAAAAGCCCTTGGCCTTGAGCTCGAATTTCA TTCCGTCTCTGTGTTGGCCAAGGAACATCTAACCGATGAGTTCATCAAG ATGAACCCACTGCACACCATTCCGGTGATTGACGACAACGGTTTTGTCCTGTACGACAGCCATGCGATCGCCGTCTACCTAATTTCCAAGTACTCCCCGGGAAACCCACTTTACCCCACTTCCGACTTGGAGCAACAGGCCCGAATCAACGCCATCCTGCACTTCGAGTCTGGAGTGATGTTTGCCCGGCTTCGGTACGTCGGCGATGCCATCCAGAAGGCTGCCCAGCCCGGACAAGTTCCCCAGGATCGGGTCGAGTACGCACTGCAAGCCGTCGACCAGCTGGAAGCTCTGCTGAGGGATGGTCCATATCTGGCCGGCGATCACGTGACGTTGGCTGATGTCAGTTGCGTTACTTCGTTCTCGTTTTTGGACGTTATGCTGCCGGTGGAACGGGCGAAGTATCCCAAGGTTTATGGTTGGTACGAGAGGATGAAGCGGATCCAGGGGTATGACGAGATCAACCAGACAGCGGTGGATCAGCTGAATGGGGTTATTCAGGGGATTTTCGAGGCGAACAAGGAGAAATAG
- the LOC109417693 gene encoding glutathione S-transferase 1: MGKIQLYTAKLSPPGRSVELTAKALGLELEIHPINLIAGDHLKPEFVKMNPQHTIPLIVDTDGTVIYDSHAIIIYLVSKYGKDDSLYPQDVATRAKINAALHFDSGVLFARLRFYLEPILYYGSPDTPQDKIDYLYKAYQLLNDTLVDEYIVGNGMTLADLSCIASIASYHAIFPIDAAKYPKLAAWVQRLEKLPYYKGTNQEGAEELAAIYRERLAQNQAGKN; encoded by the exons ATGGGTAAGATCCAACTGTACACCGCCAAGCTGAGCCCTCCGGGACGGTCAGTGGAGCTGACCGCCAAAGCCCTCGGTTTGGAACTGGAGATCCACCCGATCAATCTGATCGCTGGAGATCATCTAAAGCCGGAGTTCGTTAAG ATGAACCCTCAGCATACGATCCCATTGATCGTCGATACAGATGGAACGGTCATATACGATAGTCATGCCATCATCATCTACCTAGTGAGCAAGTACGGAAAGGACGATTCACTGTATCCACAGGACGTTGCGACCCGTGCCAAGATCAACGCAGCACTTCACTTCGATTCGGGAGTTCTGTTCGCTCGTCTGCGATTCTACCTG GAACCCATCCTATACTACGGAAGCCCGGACACGCCGCAGGACAAGATCGACTACCTGTACAAGGCGTACCAGCTGTTGAACGATACCCTAGTTGATGAGTACATCGTCGGCAACGGGATGACCTTGGCGGATCTGAGCTGTATCGCTAGCATTGCCTCGTACCATGCCATTTTCCCGATCGATGCGGCCAAGTACCCGAAACTGGCCGCCTGGGTGCAGCGTTTGGAGAAGCTACCGTACTACAAGGGCACCAACCAGGAGGGTGCCGAGGAACTGGCCGCGATCTATCGCGAGAGGCTAGCCCAGAATCAGGCCGGGAAGAATTGA
- the LOC109417694 gene encoding glutathione S-transferase 1: MPKPILYLIHLSPPCRTVELCAKALGVELELKEVNLLGGEHLKPEFLKLNPQHTVPVLDDNGTIVCESHAIVIYLASKYGKDSGLYPKDLVEQTKVNAALFFEGSMLFPRMRAIFEPIFYNGGTEIPTEKVEYMQKSYKLLEDTLVNDYVVGNSMTIADFSCVSTISTVMGVVPLDKDKHPRIYAWLERMKALPYYEEANGSGAEQLAQAVLVTKDKNAQKKP, translated from the exons ATGCCGAAGCCAATTCTGTACCTGATCCACCTGAGTCCTCCGTGCCGGACGGTGGAACTCTGCGCCAAAGCTCTCGGCGTTGAGTTGGAGCTGAAAGAGGTTAATCTCTTGGGTGGAGAACATCTGAAGCCGGAGTTCCTCAAG TTGAACCCCCAACACACTGTTCCCGTGCTGGACGATAATGGTACGATCGTTTGCGAAAGCCATGCCATCGTGATCTATCTGGCCAGCAAGTACGGCAAGGATAGCGGCCTGTATCCGAAAGATCTCGTTGAACAGACCAAGGTTAACGCGGCTCTGTTCTTCGAAGGCAGCATGCTGTTCCCTCGGATGAGGGCCATTTTC GAACCAATTTTCTACAACGGTGGAACTGAAATTCCAACCGAGAAGGTGGAGTACATGCAGAAGTCCTACAAGCTGCTCGAGGATACGCTGGTCAACGACTACGTCGTCGGTAACTCGATGACCATTGCGGACTTCAGCTGCGTATCGACCATTTCGACGGTGATGGGAGTGGTTCCGTTGGATAAGGACAAGCATCCGAGGATCTACGCCTGGTTGGAGCGGATGAAGGCGTTACCTTACTACGAGGAAGCCAATGGCAGTGGGGCTGAACAGTTGGCTCAGGCTGTGCTGGTGACGAAGGATAAGAATGCCCAGAAGAAGCCTTGA